A genome region from Anopheles stephensi strain Indian chromosome 2, UCI_ANSTEP_V1.0, whole genome shotgun sequence includes the following:
- the LOC118504010 gene encoding ATP-binding cassette sub-family G member 4, translating to MKDVEFQDIEYAVNVRKSFLSESHKRNILKGVSGVFRHGQLTAIMGPSGAGKSSLLNAISGYRKSGVQGTVHLNKKASCYITQEDHHQPMLTVEELMAIACKLKIKDQSDCQETITEVLSSLNLNHRRNVTAERLSGGERKRLSIALEMVANPSIFFLDEPTSGLDEVTAANCVRLLRDLARQDRTVVCTIHQPSASIFALFDHIYVIARGQCVYQGNPKALVPFLSHLNIECPRHYNPADFIIEICDSDTQELIPTLANAMQNGKSICSEQQLTGAITAGSSGPTSISSDHEPSSLEPVSEFVLKPTVTSMILDRQGPHVSTLVQKMKQITRFFHNRHAVSGFVQFWVLFRLMWTKIIRNRTVLWIQLIHHIACGIFIGLIFLNAANDGARMFDHLKFCLGVCFFFCYTQVMVPILSYPREVKLVKKECFNRWYGLFPYYLALTLSRLPVQLLLNIVFTLLVYWLSGLPPEFFRYCLFALVGIIVSLCAEGFGLMIGATFNVMNGSAIGPLTIAPFLGLAIYGFDFAPQIPVLMQWLMRVSFIRGGVVSVVLVVFGYNRARLECNEMYCHFDDPKVLLHYVRIDNTTLLFELSILISMTLFYRLVCYLSLRRRFYK from the exons ATGAAAGACGTCGAGTTCCAAGACATCGAGTATGCGGTCAACGTACGCAAAAGTTTCC TGAGTGAAAGCCACAAACGGAACATCCTGAAGGGTGTTAGCGGTGTCTTCCGGCATGGACAATTAACAGCAATTATGGGCCCGTCCGGGGCGGGCAAAAGTAGTCTGCTGAACGCAATCTCCGGCTATCG GAAATCAGGCGTCCAGGGTACGGTACACCTGAACAAGAAGGCATCCTGCTACATCACACAGGAAGACCATCACCAACCGATGCTGACGGTGGAGGAGTTGATGGCGATCGCGTGCAAGCTAAAAATCAAAGACCAATCCGACTGTCAGGAAACGATCACCGAGGTACTGTCCAGCCTGAACCTGAACCATCGGCGCAATGTAACGGCGGAACGGTTGAGCGGTGGCGAACGGAAGCGACTGTCGATCGCACTGGAGATGGTTGCCAATCCGTCCATCTTCTTCCTGGACGAACCGACCAGCGGTTTGGACGAGGTGACGGCGGCGAACTGTGTGCGATTGCTTCGTGATCTGGCCCGTCAGGATCGGACCGTGGTTTGCACGATCCATCAGCCTTCGGCCAGCATTTTCGCGCTGTTCGACCACATATACGTGATTGCCCGCGGGCAGTGCGTGTACCAGGGTAATCCGAAAGCGCTCGTTCCCTTCCTTTCCCACCTGAACATCGAATGTCCGCGGCATTACAATCCAGCTGACTTTA TTATTGAAATCTGTGATAGTGACACCCAGGAACTGATTCCGACGCTTGCCAACGCGATGCAGAACGGAAAGTCGATCTGCTCCGAGCAGCAGCTAACCGGCGCGATTACAGCCGGCAGTTCCGGACCCACCTCGATCTCTTCCGACCACGAACCCTCCTCACTCGAGCCGGTCAGCGAGTTTGTGCTGAAGCCGACCGTTACCTCGATGATACTGGATCGGCAAGGTCCGCACGTTAGTACGCTGGTGCAGAAGATGAAACAGATTACGCGCTTCTTTCACAACCGCCATGCCGTGTCGGGGTTTGTACAGTTTTGGGTGCTGTTTCGGTTGATGTGGACGAAGATTATACGCAACCGGACGGTGCTGTGGATTCAGCTGATACATCACATAGCGTGTGGAATATTTATCG GACTTATATTTTTGAACGCTGCCAACGACGGTGCACGTATGTTTGATCACCTGAAGTTCTGTCTCGGCgtgtgcttcttcttctgctacaCTCAAGTGATGGTACCAATTTTAAGCT ATCCTCGAGAGGTAAAGCTGGTGAAAAAGGAATGCTTCAACCGCTGGTACGGTCTCTTCCCTTACTATCTTGCCCTGACGCTATCCCGACTGCCCGTACAGCTTCTGCTCAACATTGTGTTCACCCTGCTCGTGTACTGGCTGTCCGGTTTGCCGCCAGAGTTCTTCCGGTACTGTTTGTTCGCACTCGTCGGTATCATCGTTTCGCTGTGTGCGGAAGGATTCGGTCTCATGATTGGTGCCACCTTTAATGTGATG AATGGTTCCGCCATCGGTCCGCTAACGATTGCACCCTTCCTGGGGTTGGCCATCTACGGGTTCGATTTTGCACCACAGATTCCCGTCCTTATGCAGTGGCTGATGCGTGTGTCCTTCATCCGTGGCGGTGTGGTGTCCGTTGTGTTGGTCGTGTTCGGTTACAATCGGGCCCGGCTCGAGTGTAACGAGATGTACTGCCACTTTGATGATCCGAAGGTGCTCCTTCATTACGTGCGCATCGACAACACGACGCTGCTGTTCGAGCTAAGCATTCTGATCTCGATGACGCTGTTCTACCGGTTGGTGTGCTATCTGAGCTTGCGGAGACGGTTCTACAAGTAG